The sequence GATCTTCGACTTCTTTCGCGCTGATGTTCTCGCCCTTGCGGATGATGATGTCCTTGACGCGACCGGTGATGCGCACGTTGCCGGCGGCGTCGATCTCGCCGATGTCGCCGGTGCAGAACCAGCCGTCGTCGTCGAACGCGTCCTTGTCGAGTTCGGGGTCGAGGTAGCCCTTCATCAGCTGCGGCGCCTTCACGCGGATCTCACCGTTGTCCGCGATGCGCAGGTGCACGCCGCGGGTGGCGCGCCCTTCGGTCTCGGCCAGCACCTCGTCGGTGTCGTCGACACTGGCCATCGTGATGATCGGTGCCTCGGTAAGCCCGTAGCCCGACACGATGCCGACGCCGCCCAGCTCGCGTTTGAGGTCGTAGTGCAGCTGCGGCGGCTTGGGCGCTCCACCGCCGGGGAAGGCGCGCACGTCGGGGAACAGCGGGGTGTCGGGCTGGGCGCGCTGCGCCGCGAGGTACGCCATGTGGAACGTCGTGCCCGAGCCGGCGAGGGTGACGCCTTCGCGGGCCAGCACCGGCGGCGTCGCCACCGGGTCGAAGGCCTCGACGAGGATGGTCGTGCAGCCTTCGAGCAGCGTCGAGAACAGCCACGTGATGCCGCCGATGTGGGTGAAGGGGAACACCAGACCGCTGCGGTCGTCGGCGGTGAGCGCGAGGCGCTCGTCCATGGCGATCGCCGTCGCCATGATCGTGGCGTCGGTGTGCTGGGCGCCCTTGGGGTCGGCGGTGGTACCCGACGTGTAGAAGAGCCAGCGGACGGGTTCGCCGCCCTCGTCGTGCCACGGCAGCAGCA comes from Acidimicrobiales bacterium and encodes:
- a CDS encoding AMP-binding protein encodes the protein MIEATSLVDLIAKRAHATPNATMLVDQDERTLTFAEYFEDVERAAAGLEAHGIAEGDVVSWQLPTWIESFVLVGALARVGAVQNPILPIYRQREVGFVCRQAKTKLLIVPTEWRGFDFFAMANEIAGEINGLAVLTADKELPGADPSLLLPWHDEGGEPVRWLFYTSGTTADPKGAQHTDATIMATAIAMDERLALTADDRSGLVFPFTHIGGITWLFSTLLEGCTTILVEAFDPVATPPVLAREGVTLAGSGTTFHMAYLAAQRAQPDTPLFPDVRAFPGGGAPKPPQLHYDLKRELGGVGIVSGYGLTEAPIITMASVDDTDEVLAETEGRATRGVHLRIADNGEIRVKAPQLMKGYLDPELDKDAFDDDGWFCTGDIGEIDAAGNVRITGRVKDIIIRKGENISAKEVEDLLFTHEKIVDVAVIGLPHETAGEIACAVVVCVDADDRIELVEIVDFLTGKGLMIQKVPERVVHVDALPRNPTGKVLKHELRSRYA